The Scyliorhinus torazame isolate Kashiwa2021f chromosome X, sScyTor2.1, whole genome shotgun sequence genome has a segment encoding these proteins:
- the LOC140405323 gene encoding 5,6-dihydroxyindole-2-carboxylic acid oxidase-like, translating into MSPREQGTFIQRLDLSKKTLSNRFVIYASERASPRSRKSFRRVSVYDTASYMHYLCAKSIGGRGIVDYAHRSPLFLVWHRMWHIHLEQEIRNITGDDSFSIPFWSWVGKSHCDVCTDDLFGRNEGGGQIMPNSIFSSWRTQCTNDREYVDSMDVVCAPGCGQLIYRLNGAGLEFRPPLFNGLPTKQDYDACFRLSVFDRPPYNENATFCFRNALEGFIDPKSPCQRGFSMHIAVHVFLGGTQRLPSESANDPLFPSIHVNVDK; encoded by the exons ATGTCGCCACGAGAGCAGGGGACCTTCATCCAGCGCTTGGACCTTTCCAAGAAGACCCTCAGCAATCGGTTCGTCATCTACGCCAGTGAGAGGGCATCGCCCCGCTCACGGAAATCCTTCCGCCGCGTAAGTGTCTACGACACCGCAAGCTACATGCACTACCTCTGCGCCAAGTCCATCGGGGGCAGAGGGATTGTCGACTACGCCCACCGCAGCCCCCTCTTCCTCGTTTGGCACAGGATGTGGCACATCCACCTGGAGCAGGAGATCAGGAACATAACCGGGGACGACTCCTTCTCCATCCCGTTCTGGTCCTGGGTCGGAAAATCCCACTGTGACGTCTGCACAGACGACCTCTTCGGGCGTAACGAAGGTGGTGGCCAGATCATGCCGAACTCCATCTTCAGCTCTTGGCGG ACACAATGCACAAACGATCGTGAATATGTGGACAGCATGGATGTGGTTTGTGCGCCCGGGTGCGGGCAGTTAATTTACCGCTTGAATGGAGCGGGATTGGAATTTAGACCCCCCTTGTTCAATGGCCTTCCTACCAAGCAAGATTACGATGCCTGCTTCCGACTTTCCGTCTTCGACCGTCCGCCTTATAATGAGAATGCAACTTTTTGTTTTCGCAATGCGCTGGAGG gattCATAGATCCAAAGAGTCCGTGCCAAAGGGGTTTTTCCATGCACATCGCCGTCCACGTGTTCTTGGGCGGGACGCAGCGGTTGCCCTCCGAGTCGGCCAATGACCCTCTCTTCCCGTCCATCCATGTTAACGTTGACAAGTGA